The following are from one region of the Stigmatella ashevillena genome:
- the ltrA gene encoding group II intron reverse transcriptase/maturase, with protein sequence MSLTTPTKLEEIRAKLYAKAKAEPTFRFYALYDKIYRWDVLTEALRQSKQKKGAAGVDGQTFEQISAHSEERWLEELQRELQQETYRPQPVRRVLIPKPGGGERPLGIPTIKDRVVQTAAKLILEPIFEADLSEAAYGYRPERSGVQAVQEVHQELKRGRTQVVDADLSKYFDTIPHAELMKSVARRVADKAVLHQVKMWLKVPVEERDEQGRPRYSGGKRSKQGTPQGGVVSPLLANIYINRLLKVFAKSALMERSGAKIVNYADDFVVVARKGAAEVLAQVKQWLDGMKLTLNEAKTSIRDARKEHFRFLGYELGPLVYKKTGQKYLGARPSKKAMEHARGEVSRILRRGRTERWEEIAGELNRFLRGWASYFAYDSPMHAFNVLDWHVTERVRNFLSRRHNVARATSRFKYNEVHKSLGVLEVRALLR encoded by the coding sequence GTGAGCCTAACAACCCCTACAAAGCTCGAAGAGATCCGAGCGAAGCTGTACGCGAAGGCCAAGGCGGAGCCGACGTTCCGGTTCTACGCGCTGTACGACAAGATCTATCGATGGGATGTCCTGACGGAGGCGCTCAGGCAGTCGAAGCAGAAGAAGGGCGCCGCAGGAGTAGACGGACAAACCTTCGAGCAGATCTCTGCGCACAGTGAGGAGCGCTGGCTCGAGGAGTTGCAGCGCGAGCTGCAACAGGAGACGTATCGGCCCCAGCCCGTGCGGAGGGTGCTGATACCCAAGCCAGGAGGAGGCGAGCGGCCACTGGGGATCCCCACGATAAAAGATCGTGTGGTCCAGACGGCGGCGAAGCTCATCCTGGAGCCGATCTTCGAGGCGGACTTGAGCGAGGCTGCATACGGGTACCGACCTGAACGCAGCGGAGTTCAAGCGGTCCAAGAGGTCCATCAGGAGCTGAAGCGAGGGCGAACGCAGGTGGTGGATGCAGATCTCTCGAAGTACTTCGACACGATTCCCCATGCGGAGCTGATGAAGAGCGTCGCGCGGAGGGTTGCTGACAAGGCGGTGCTGCATCAGGTGAAGATGTGGCTGAAGGTGCCTGTGGAAGAGAGGGACGAGCAAGGACGCCCGAGGTACAGCGGAGGCAAGCGCTCGAAGCAGGGGACACCGCAGGGTGGTGTCGTCTCACCGCTGCTGGCGAACATCTACATCAACCGGTTGTTGAAGGTGTTCGCCAAGAGTGCGCTGATGGAGAGGAGCGGAGCGAAGATCGTCAACTACGCCGATGACTTCGTGGTGGTAGCCCGCAAGGGAGCCGCGGAGGTGTTGGCGCAGGTGAAGCAATGGCTCGATGGGATGAAGCTGACGCTCAACGAGGCGAAGACGAGCATTCGCGATGCGCGGAAGGAGCATTTCCGCTTTCTGGGGTACGAGCTGGGGCCACTGGTCTACAAGAAGACCGGCCAGAAGTACCTGGGAGCCCGACCTTCGAAGAAGGCAATGGAGCATGCCCGAGGTGAAGTGAGCCGAATCCTCCGGCGCGGCAGGACCGAGCGCTGGGAGGAGATAGCGGGCGAGCTCAACCGGTTCCTGCGAGGGTGGGCGAGCTACTTTGCCTACGACTCGCCGATGCACGCGTTCAACGTGCTGGACTGGCACGTGACGGAACGGGTGAGGAACTTCCTGAGCAGGAGGCACAACGTGGCGCGAGCAACGTCACGCTTCAAGTACAACGAGGTGCACAAAAGCCTCGGAGTGCTGGAGGTACGTGCGCTCCTGCGCTGA
- a CDS encoding transposase, which produces MEDGRIAYRMKRPLPDGTTHLLFTGLELLRRVASLVPPPRANLTRFHGVFAPGAQLRPLNASKTRLLARTRPAGTTQANDRRTRRAERIMHRRSSRAGFTFLRNSCQRI; this is translated from the coding sequence ATGGAGGATGGCCGCATCGCCTATCGCATGAAGCGCCCGCTGCCGGACGGCACCACGCACCTGCTCTTCACCGGGCTGGAACTGTTACGGCGTGTAGCGTCCCTGGTACCTCCGCCTCGGGCAAACCTCACGAGGTTCCACGGCGTCTTTGCTCCAGGCGCGCAACTGCGGCCATTGAATGCTTCGAAAACCCGCCTGCTGGCGAGGACGCGACCCGCGGGGACAACGCAGGCAAATGACCGTCGCACGAGGCGCGCCGAGCGAATCATGCATCGGCGCTCCTCGCGTGCTGGTTTCACTTTTCTCCGAAATAGCTGCCAAAGAATTTAA
- a CDS encoding amidohydrolase produces the protein MIRKVLIAFVTISSISAAQAQATQDDPGADLIVVNAKIFTGNRAQPEASGLAVKKGRIYSVGSDAEILSLKNSKTQVIDAHNRRIIPGIVDAHTHVLNDMAYNYNVRWDGVPTLRRALTMLSEQAARTPEGQWVKVIGGWSPFQFKENRFPTLDELRKAVPNRPMIVQYAYNRAFLNKRAMEALGVGTDRFQKLPDVEIEKDGRGNPTGVVHGYTWLFLALETMVPQPTFDEQVSSMIYSVHGLNRFGVTSIIDNGGRWPYPEAQARVDVLARDNRLNVRMPFVDLQLGNGGPVNMVDLEVEAITKKAPISPGQNLHPALPHGHEYRGAGEVLSGEVHDHENFDRPAVIIDPEKMRRFVEQDVMKLVQRRIPFRMHISYNENISPFLDALEKMSESIPLDGLRWSLEHAETISPQNIDRVKKLGGGIALDAKMALHGDAFIKTYSREKALETPRLRTLVDSGIPLAMTTDAFRAATFNPWVGISWMVSGKSVSGTEVLAKDNRLSRTEALKLFTRGAAWFMNADSEIGVIAPGNLADLAVLDRDYFDVPEDQIKSVTSVLTIMNGKVVFGAQDYGALSPQLPAILPAWSPVKFFGSYFGEK, from the coding sequence ATGATCAGGAAAGTACTCATTGCGTTTGTGACGATTTCGTCGATCTCCGCGGCTCAGGCACAAGCGACGCAGGATGATCCCGGCGCTGATCTGATCGTCGTCAACGCAAAGATCTTCACTGGCAACCGTGCGCAGCCCGAAGCTTCGGGCTTGGCCGTCAAGAAGGGTCGCATCTATTCCGTCGGCTCTGATGCGGAAATTCTCAGCCTGAAAAATTCCAAGACCCAGGTCATTGACGCGCACAACCGTCGGATCATCCCCGGCATCGTCGATGCACATACGCACGTCCTCAACGACATGGCGTATAACTACAATGTGCGATGGGATGGCGTGCCGACGCTTCGTCGTGCGTTGACCATGTTGAGCGAACAGGCCGCACGTACTCCGGAAGGGCAATGGGTCAAAGTGATCGGAGGCTGGTCCCCCTTTCAATTCAAGGAGAACCGCTTTCCCACGCTGGATGAACTGCGCAAGGCGGTGCCCAACCGCCCCATGATCGTGCAATATGCCTATAACCGTGCCTTCTTGAACAAGCGGGCGATGGAAGCACTCGGCGTAGGCACCGATCGGTTCCAGAAGTTGCCGGACGTCGAAATCGAGAAGGACGGCCGCGGCAACCCCACGGGTGTGGTCCACGGCTACACCTGGTTGTTTCTCGCCCTCGAAACCATGGTGCCACAGCCCACGTTCGACGAACAAGTGAGTTCGATGATCTACAGTGTTCACGGCCTGAACCGGTTCGGCGTGACCTCAATCATCGATAATGGCGGCAGGTGGCCATACCCTGAGGCCCAGGCGAGGGTAGACGTGCTTGCACGAGACAACCGCCTCAACGTGCGCATGCCCTTCGTGGATTTGCAGCTCGGCAACGGCGGGCCCGTCAACATGGTGGATCTGGAAGTCGAGGCGATCACGAAAAAAGCGCCGATAAGCCCAGGACAAAACCTGCACCCCGCCTTGCCGCATGGCCATGAATATCGAGGCGCCGGGGAGGTTTTGTCCGGAGAAGTGCACGATCATGAAAACTTCGATCGTCCGGCGGTGATCATCGATCCCGAAAAGATGCGGCGCTTCGTCGAGCAGGATGTGATGAAGCTGGTCCAGCGACGCATCCCGTTCCGCATGCACATCAGCTATAACGAGAACATCTCCCCATTTCTCGATGCACTGGAGAAGATGAGCGAGAGCATCCCGCTAGATGGCCTGCGATGGAGCCTGGAACACGCTGAAACGATCAGCCCGCAGAATATCGATCGAGTGAAAAAGCTGGGCGGCGGCATCGCTCTGGACGCTAAAATGGCGTTGCACGGCGATGCTTTCATCAAGACGTATAGTCGCGAAAAGGCTTTGGAGACACCGCGCCTGCGCACACTCGTGGATAGCGGTATTCCTTTGGCCATGACCACGGACGCATTCCGGGCAGCCACGTTTAACCCATGGGTCGGTATAAGCTGGATGGTTTCCGGCAAGTCTGTGTCCGGAACCGAGGTTCTCGCCAAGGACAACCGTCTTTCGCGTACCGAGGCGCTTAAATTGTTCACCAGAGGGGCAGCATGGTTCATGAATGCAGATTCCGAAATCGGCGTAATCGCCCCCGGAAACCTAGCGGACCTTGCTGTGCTCGACAGGGACTATTTCGACGTGCCTGAGGATCAGATCAAGTCCGTAACCTCCGTTCTGACCATCATGAACGGTAAGGTAGTGTTCGGTGCGCAGGACTATGGCGCTCTGTCGCCTCAACTGCCTGCGATCCTTCCGGCTTGGTCGCCCGTTAAATTCTTTGGCAGCTATTTCGGAGAAAAGTGA
- a CDS encoding DUF7668 domain-containing protein: protein MDMKLMGQVRRLIEDLAAGRYAEIAADGRAGRLTEAELRAAVEQYGRTLVPLPVHGEMLVDIYEHTSQQDAVTLDVPLWTREEGRSDLTLSVTAIKQGETYTVEVDDLHVL from the coding sequence ATGGATATGAAATTGATGGGTCAGGTCCGGCGCCTGATAGAGGATCTGGCGGCAGGACGGTATGCGGAGATCGCAGCGGATGGCCGAGCAGGGCGCCTGACCGAGGCGGAGTTGAGAGCTGCTGTCGAGCAGTATGGGCGGACCCTTGTTCCCTTGCCAGTTCACGGTGAGATGCTTGTAGATATCTACGAGCACACGTCTCAGCAGGATGCGGTCACACTCGATGTACCTCTGTGGACACGGGAGGAAGGCCGCAGCGACCTGACACTTTCTGTGACGGCAATCAAGCAGGGCGAAACCTATACAGTCGAAGTGGACGATCTGCACGTTCTTTAG
- a CDS encoding DUF6310 domain-containing protein, with protein MRHAGEDDPHNECADKFPPNRYPGMDVFVGGERFDALQVGVRVLWEIKTHRFDTYSDFIQEREIAKEVAQLRKELAAARACGYDFVVGVSTQAHRLALIARIPTLHVVVTGCTR; from the coding sequence GTGCGGCACGCGGGCGAAGATGACCCGCATAATGAGTGCGCTGATAAGTTTCCGCCCAACCGTTATCCCGGCATGGACGTATTCGTGGGCGGTGAGCGCTTCGATGCGCTGCAAGTTGGCGTGCGTGTGCTGTGGGAGATCAAGACCCACCGATTTGACACCTACTCTGACTTTATCCAGGAGCGGGAGATTGCGAAGGAGGTGGCGCAATTGAGGAAGGAACTCGCCGCTGCGCGGGCCTGTGGATACGACTTCGTCGTTGGGGTGAGCACGCAAGCGCACAGACTCGCGCTGATCGCCCGGATTCCCACCCTCCATGTCGTTGTCACGGGATGCACACGATGA
- a CDS encoding TetR/AcrR family transcriptional regulator: MARASVREQIVVAGMKTLLQQGFNGCGVQDITSAAGVPKGSFYNHFESKEALGVEVVERYWRSSNSRLSLLRDSSIVPLERLRRCFTSQVEALIEWNYERGCLLGNLAAEMSDHSQLIRERVAVAFAEWSRELEKVIQQAQAAGEISASMAPAALAVFLINAWEGAVLRSRVDRSRAALDAFMSITFDKVLT; the protein is encoded by the coding sequence ATGGCACGAGCGAGCGTCCGTGAACAGATCGTCGTCGCAGGGATGAAGACCCTGCTCCAGCAGGGCTTCAACGGGTGCGGCGTTCAAGACATCACCTCGGCCGCTGGGGTCCCGAAGGGCTCGTTCTACAACCACTTCGAGAGCAAAGAGGCTCTCGGTGTCGAAGTCGTCGAGCGCTACTGGCGGAGCTCTAACTCGCGGCTCTCCCTTCTGCGGGACTCATCGATCGTCCCCCTGGAGCGGCTGCGCCGCTGTTTCACCTCGCAGGTGGAGGCGCTCATCGAGTGGAACTACGAGCGTGGCTGTCTTCTAGGGAATCTTGCCGCGGAGATGTCGGATCACAGCCAGCTCATCCGCGAGCGCGTGGCAGTGGCTTTCGCCGAGTGGTCACGCGAGCTTGAGAAGGTGATTCAGCAGGCGCAGGCTGCGGGTGAGATCTCCGCGTCCATGGCTCCCGCCGCCCTGGCTGTCTTCCTCATCAACGCCTGGGAGGGCGCGGTGCTGCGCAGCAGGGTCGACAGGAGCCGGGCGGCCCTTGATGCCTTCATGAGCATCACCTTCGACAAGGTCCTGACCTGA
- a CDS encoding SDR family NAD(P)-dependent oxidoreductase, translating to MGDLLMLTPVRLPSSLHGDQKRRREVETMTGQKVWFITGAGRGIGSDLVTAALEAGHNVVATARDDVAVTAEVGEHERLLALAMDVTDPAAVDGAVRKALDRFGSIDVLINNAGRFYTGFFETLSPEQVRAQMEVNFFGTLNVTRAVLPVMRAQRRGHVVTVSALVGIVGAPFISIFAASKFALEGWMESITPEVAPFGITTTIVEPGAFRTKPPKDRGRTVFPEIAIEDYAEATKKHTESVKGFNGKEPGHRKKLASAFISIVDMKQPPKRWVVGDDAVEGIVAKGRQLIADATAFSELSTRLAHDD from the coding sequence TTGGGTGATTTGCTGATGTTGACGCCGGTCCGGTTGCCGTCATCACTGCACGGCGATCAAAAACGAAGACGGGAGGTAGAGACAATGACGGGTCAGAAAGTGTGGTTCATTACGGGCGCGGGGCGTGGAATTGGCAGCGACCTCGTCACGGCCGCGCTGGAGGCGGGGCACAACGTCGTCGCCACGGCGCGTGACGACGTCGCGGTGACGGCCGAGGTGGGTGAGCACGAGAGGTTGCTCGCACTCGCCATGGACGTCACCGACCCCGCTGCTGTCGACGGTGCAGTTCGCAAGGCGCTAGACCGCTTCGGGTCTATTGACGTCCTGATCAACAACGCCGGCCGGTTCTACACTGGATTTTTCGAGACGCTGTCGCCGGAGCAGGTGCGAGCGCAGATGGAGGTCAACTTCTTCGGGACCCTTAATGTCACCCGGGCGGTCCTGCCGGTTATGCGGGCTCAACGCCGAGGGCACGTGGTTACCGTCAGTGCTCTGGTTGGGATCGTGGGCGCTCCGTTCATCTCCATATTCGCGGCCTCGAAGTTTGCGCTGGAGGGTTGGATGGAGTCGATCACGCCCGAAGTAGCGCCATTCGGCATCACCACCACCATCGTCGAACCGGGGGCCTTCCGCACCAAGCCCCCGAAGGATCGCGGCCGAACCGTCTTCCCCGAGATCGCCATCGAGGACTACGCGGAAGCCACCAAAAAACACACCGAGAGCGTCAAGGGGTTCAACGGGAAAGAGCCGGGCCACCGCAAAAAGCTGGCGTCCGCGTTTATCTCCATCGTGGACATGAAGCAACCGCCCAAGCGTTGGGTCGTCGGCGACGACGCGGTCGAGGGGATCGTCGCCAAGGGCCGTCAACTCATCGCCGACGCCACTGCATTTTCCGAGCTGTCTACCAGACTCGCGCATGATGACTGA
- a CDS encoding DUF5953 family protein: protein MIIPRVLVFIVYAPALVGKDGRALDVIHGMEKALPGLRLAWRISESGRPIALPHRDAWLIERIKDGGFPLLCNGDASYPVTVNGSENSALFSPGAQPQLDVHAKLPLDEAVISAAAAMLEAMAEGARSFWGHASRYSYGAEVSEQFRRSPHGPERSPRGLPMLNLPENLPTPEIPCFLGWLNYWSAAAAQAIGFPDPARDAELLTRARRTPSGGWVVKLTDAPLDYDNPAHLDALKRAYERFPKIGGRDSPR, encoded by the coding sequence ATGATCATACCTAGAGTCCTCGTCTTCATCGTCTACGCGCCTGCGCTCGTGGGCAAAGACGGCCGCGCGCTTGATGTCATCCATGGGATGGAAAAGGCACTTCCCGGTTTGCGCCTAGCGTGGAGGATCTCCGAAAGCGGGCGCCCCATCGCATTGCCGCATCGCGACGCGTGGCTCATAGAAAGGATTAAGGACGGCGGATTTCCTCTTCTGTGCAACGGGGACGCGAGTTACCCCGTGACGGTGAACGGGTCGGAAAACTCGGCACTCTTTAGCCCAGGCGCTCAGCCGCAACTCGACGTTCATGCAAAGTTGCCACTAGACGAGGCTGTTATCTCGGCAGCGGCGGCCATGCTCGAAGCCATGGCGGAGGGGGCGCGCTCGTTCTGGGGGCATGCGTCACGGTATAGTTACGGCGCGGAAGTCTCGGAGCAGTTTCGCCGCTCGCCTCATGGACCGGAGCGCTCACCCCGAGGACTTCCCATGCTCAATCTTCCAGAGAACCTCCCTACGCCTGAGATTCCCTGTTTCCTCGGGTGGTTGAACTATTGGTCTGCTGCTGCCGCGCAGGCCATCGGGTTCCCGGATCCTGCTCGCGACGCCGAACTGCTCACCCGGGCGCGGCGCACGCCGTCGGGCGGATGGGTTGTGAAGCTCACTGATGCGCCGCTCGATTATGACAACCCCGCCCACCTGGACGCGCTCAAGCGGGCCTACGAGCGCTTCCCGAAGATCGGCGGGCGCGACTCTCCACGCTGA
- a CDS encoding MmpS family transport accessory protein, with amino-acid sequence MVSRSFARTFLTVVGVALASCGDPASEQVSPLDCTTDTGVSQIPTLVLAPAGYSVKYEVTGSGAGTITKIIYRDGTSTPVVVENPVLPWTETVTLYPEMDVGIGMEGSVSNGRFELKYNGTLNASSGGSSGAQVSGSKVCEQQFRTSTSVN; translated from the coding sequence ATGGTTTCACGTTCGTTCGCTCGTACATTCCTGACGGTGGTGGGGGTTGCTCTGGCCTCATGTGGAGATCCGGCCTCGGAGCAGGTTTCTCCTCTGGACTGCACCACGGATACCGGTGTCTCCCAGATTCCCACGTTGGTGCTGGCGCCCGCGGGTTACTCCGTGAAGTACGAGGTCACCGGAAGCGGAGCGGGCACGATCACGAAAATCATCTATCGCGACGGGACCTCCACTCCGGTGGTCGTGGAAAATCCGGTCTTGCCCTGGACGGAGACCGTCACCCTCTATCCCGAAATGGATGTGGGGATTGGAATGGAGGGCTCGGTGTCCAACGGGCGCTTCGAGTTGAAGTACAACGGCACGTTGAACGCCTCGTCGGGAGGCAGCAGCGGCGCCCAGGTGTCGGGGAGCAAGGTATGTGAGCAGCAGTTCCGCACGAGCACGAGCGTGAACTGA
- a CDS encoding NADPH-dependent F420 reductase → MYTLFSKDRLTMNDTNKLKIGILGAGTIGKTLARKLAAAGHDVKVANSRGPETIDAETVATGAKAVTAAEAVQGVDVVILSTPPTALIKIASLLATLPAETVVMDTSNYHPFRDGRIAAIDAGQVESLWVVEQLGRPIVKAWNSLVTDSLVNKGRPGGSPGRIALPVAADRERDRRIGMRLVEDTGFDAVDAGTLAESWRQQPGAPSYCTDLTREELPAALASAERDRLAKRRNLATEVFLERFPNLGEEIPPADFVLRVHRTLFM, encoded by the coding sequence ATGTACACGCTTTTCTCGAAGGACAGGCTGACCATGAACGACACGAACAAGTTGAAGATCGGGATCCTCGGCGCGGGAACCATCGGCAAGACGCTGGCGAGGAAGCTGGCGGCGGCCGGCCACGATGTGAAGGTCGCCAACTCGCGCGGCCCGGAGACGATCGACGCCGAGACCGTGGCGACCGGCGCGAAGGCCGTCACCGCCGCCGAGGCGGTGCAGGGCGTGGACGTGGTGATCCTGTCGACGCCGCCTACGGCCTTGATCAAGATCGCCTCGCTGCTCGCCACCTTGCCCGCCGAGACGGTCGTCATGGACACGTCGAACTACCATCCGTTCCGGGACGGCAGGATCGCCGCGATCGACGCCGGTCAGGTCGAGAGCCTGTGGGTGGTCGAGCAGTTGGGCCGGCCGATCGTCAAGGCGTGGAACTCGCTCGTCACGGACTCCCTTGTGAACAAGGGCCGACCGGGGGGAAGCCCCGGCCGCATCGCGCTCCCCGTCGCGGCCGACCGTGAGCGGGATCGGAGGATCGGGATGCGACTCGTTGAGGACACCGGCTTCGATGCGGTCGATGCGGGCACGCTTGCCGAGTCGTGGCGGCAACAGCCCGGCGCGCCCAGCTACTGCACCGACCTGACCCGCGAGGAACTGCCCGCCGCTTTGGCGAGCGCCGAGCGAGACCGTCTGGCGAAGCGGCGCAATCTAGCCACCGAAGTCTTCCTCGAACGCTTCCCGAATCTGGGCGAGGAGATTCCGCCTGCTGACTTTGTCCTCCGCGTGCATCGCACATTGTTCATGTGA
- a CDS encoding MarR family winged helix-turn-helix transcriptional regulator — translation MGKPKRTTDDRQRVGWQLSFALYSASNRVIRLHRPFLDPLGLTYPQFLVMLALYESAPRTVGALGDELGMENGTLTPLLKRLEGAGLVTRTRDRQDERRVLIDLTAAGEALRETACLVPEQIKTACRLTDRDLAELRDTLNGLALPRSPQSADLAAD, via the coding sequence ATGGGTAAACCGAAGCGTACAACAGATGATCGGCAGCGAGTCGGGTGGCAGCTATCGTTCGCGCTCTACAGCGCGTCGAACCGCGTCATCCGGCTTCACCGGCCGTTCCTCGACCCGCTCGGACTGACCTACCCGCAGTTCCTCGTGATGCTCGCGCTCTACGAGTCCGCCCCGCGGACCGTCGGCGCGTTGGGCGACGAACTCGGCATGGAGAACGGGACGTTGACGCCGCTCCTGAAGCGCCTCGAAGGCGCGGGGCTGGTGACCCGCACCCGCGACCGCCAAGACGAGCGTCGCGTGCTGATCGACCTCACGGCGGCGGGCGAGGCGCTCCGCGAGACGGCGTGCTTGGTGCCGGAGCAGATCAAGACGGCCTGCCGCCTCACCGACCGCGACCTCGCCGAACTCCGCGACACCTTGAACGGGCTGGCCCTCCCCCGTTCGCCCCAATCAGCGGACCTTGCGGCCGACTGA
- a CDS encoding NmrA/HSCARG family protein, translating into MSNADKVIVVIGPTGQQGGATAKHLAASGWRVRALVRGPQSAKARVLADAGVELAPGDMGDRASLEAAMRGAYGVFSVQPSAGPAGPGVMWEDEARLGRNVADAAKAAGVKHLIYTSVGGAERNTGIGHFESKWKIEQYIRSLGVPATIIRPNAFMEILTWPDFGIPRGVLSFFSAPHSRLQLIAVDDIGRFVAFAFSDPETYVGKSIELAGDSLSGVRLAEAISRATNRSIPYAQIPGELLRQNPSLERLAVFASEDGGKADIAALRKLHPGLLTFDEWLARSGKALFQALLQ; encoded by the coding sequence ATGAGCAACGCAGACAAGGTCATTGTCGTGATCGGACCAACAGGGCAGCAAGGCGGAGCGACGGCGAAGCACTTGGCGGCAAGCGGATGGCGCGTGCGCGCACTGGTTCGCGGCCCCCAGAGTGCGAAGGCCCGAGTGCTCGCGGATGCGGGCGTGGAGCTGGCTCCCGGGGACATGGGTGATCGCGCGTCGCTTGAGGCGGCGATGCGCGGTGCCTACGGCGTCTTCAGCGTTCAGCCAAGCGCAGGCCCGGCGGGCCCAGGCGTCATGTGGGAGGACGAGGCTCGCCTTGGAAGGAACGTCGCGGACGCAGCCAAGGCAGCGGGAGTCAAGCACCTCATCTACACCTCTGTCGGCGGCGCGGAGCGGAACACGGGCATCGGCCACTTCGAGAGCAAGTGGAAGATCGAGCAGTACATCCGCTCGCTCGGGGTGCCCGCGACGATCATCCGCCCTAACGCGTTCATGGAGATCCTCACGTGGCCGGACTTCGGAATCCCTCGGGGCGTTCTCTCCTTCTTCAGCGCACCGCACAGCCGCCTCCAGCTCATTGCCGTGGATGACATTGGTCGGTTCGTCGCCTTCGCCTTCAGCGATCCGGAGACGTACGTGGGCAAGTCGATTGAGCTCGCGGGCGATTCGCTGTCGGGAGTGCGGCTCGCGGAGGCCATCAGTCGCGCGACGAACCGGTCCATTCCGTACGCCCAGATTCCGGGGGAGCTCCTTCGTCAGAACCCCAGCCTCGAGCGCCTCGCCGTGTTCGCGAGTGAAGACGGCGGCAAGGCCGACATCGCCGCGCTCCGCAAGCTGCACCCGGGCTTGCTGACGTTCGATGAGTGGCTTGCCAGGAGCGGCAAGGCGCTATTCCAGGCTCTGCTTCAGTAG